From the genome of Mycobacteriales bacterium, one region includes:
- a CDS encoding DUF4192 domain-containing protein, whose translation MSGPAVRLRTPHELARALPMLLGYQPTESLVVACLQGGQAALGLTLRFDLNSLGPLSVAVEEIAARAVRADADAVLVAVYTDCGFAAGELPFTELVAELFDHPDLWVSDALLIHHGRLWSYLCSGAGCCPADGVPLAGTTEGLTALESSLVLSGSAVLADRSELVASVAVEPTADSPAQRRRMSRARARVAEMAPDRRRRELDQLTDRLTRRRQDPRGEVRDAEAALFAALCGDIGARDDLLLAAGSPQRLAELLSLLRTVVRRVPPPHDAAICTVLAWFAYASGDGTLANIALDRALSSDPTYSLAQLIEAGLDHQLPPRMIQEVVDGAARDIAARDAAG comes from the coding sequence ATGTCCGGACCTGCCGTGCGACTGCGCACCCCTCACGAACTTGCCCGCGCCCTGCCGATGCTGCTGGGCTACCAACCGACCGAGAGCCTGGTGGTCGCCTGCCTACAGGGTGGGCAGGCCGCACTCGGCCTCACCCTGCGATTCGACCTCAACAGCCTCGGGCCGCTCAGCGTCGCCGTCGAGGAGATCGCGGCCAGGGCAGTGAGGGCCGACGCTGACGCGGTCCTGGTCGCCGTCTACACCGACTGTGGCTTCGCAGCCGGTGAGCTGCCCTTCACCGAGCTGGTCGCCGAGCTGTTCGACCACCCGGACCTGTGGGTGAGCGACGCCCTGCTGATCCATCACGGTCGGTTGTGGTCCTACCTGTGTAGCGGCGCGGGCTGCTGCCCTGCCGACGGGGTTCCGCTGGCAGGCACCACGGAGGGCCTGACCGCTCTCGAGTCCTCCCTCGTGTTGTCGGGGAGCGCGGTGCTCGCCGATCGCAGCGAGCTGGTCGCCTCCGTAGCCGTGGAGCCCACCGCCGACTCGCCGGCCCAACGACGGCGGATGTCACGAGCACGGGCCCGGGTCGCGGAGATGGCGCCGGATCGCCGCCGCCGCGAGCTCGACCAGCTCACCGACCGCCTCACCAGACGCCGCCAGGACCCGCGCGGCGAGGTGCGCGACGCCGAAGCCGCGTTGTTCGCCGCCCTGTGCGGGGACATCGGCGCGCGAGACGACCTGTTGCTCGCGGCCGGTTCGCCGCAGCGGCTGGCAGAGCTGCTCTCGCTGCTGCGAACCGTCGTACGCCGCGTGCCGCCGCCACACGACGCTGCGATCTGCACGGTGCTCGCCTGGTTCGCCTACGCCAGCGGCGACGGCACCCTTGCCAACATCGCCCTCGATCGGGCGCTGAGCTCGGACCCGACGTACTCGCTGGCGCAGCTCATCGAGGCCGGGCTCGATCACCAGCTGCCACCGCGCATGATCCAGGAGGTGGTCGACGGGGCGGCGCGGGACATCGCCGCCCGGGATGCGGCAGGCTGA
- a CDS encoding TIGR03619 family F420-dependent LLM class oxidoreductase: MLIGFGAPVSGSWATPATQVEIAHRAEELGYASLWTFSRLIYSDWPPEQRLAPPYRSVHDPIVIAAFLAGVTTRIRLGLAVVNAPFYPPIALAKALTSLDIVSAGRLDAGLGIGWSPDEYEATGTDMSRRGARMDEYLACLEEIWTGDPAEFSGEFYRVPRGWVDPKPVQTPHPPVLLGGTADSALRRAGALADGWISSSRVGPDTLPHAIDQVRAGASDAGRDPGAMRIVIRGVARLRDEPDPAAGPLTGPIDVIREGLAHYAELGATEVFLDLNFDELIGTPDADPARSVDIAHRMLEELAPA, from the coding sequence ATGCTCATCGGATTCGGCGCCCCCGTCTCGGGATCGTGGGCGACACCCGCCACCCAGGTCGAGATCGCCCACCGCGCTGAGGAGCTGGGCTACGCCTCACTGTGGACGTTCTCCCGGCTGATCTACTCGGACTGGCCGCCGGAGCAGCGGTTGGCGCCGCCCTACCGCAGCGTCCACGACCCGATCGTCATCGCGGCCTTCTTGGCCGGCGTGACCACCCGCATCCGCCTCGGCCTCGCCGTGGTGAACGCGCCGTTCTACCCGCCGATCGCGCTCGCGAAGGCGCTCACCAGCCTCGACATCGTGTCGGCCGGCCGGCTCGACGCGGGCCTCGGCATCGGCTGGTCGCCCGACGAGTACGAGGCGACGGGCACCGACATGTCGCGGCGTGGCGCCCGGATGGACGAGTACCTCGCCTGCCTCGAGGAGATCTGGACGGGTGACCCGGCGGAGTTCTCCGGCGAGTTCTACCGGGTGCCCCGAGGCTGGGTCGACCCCAAGCCGGTGCAGACCCCGCACCCGCCGGTACTGCTCGGCGGGACTGCGGACAGCGCGCTTCGCCGCGCCGGTGCGCTCGCGGACGGATGGATCTCGTCGAGCCGGGTCGGGCCCGACACACTCCCGCACGCGATCGACCAGGTGCGCGCCGGCGCGTCCGACGCCGGCCGCGACCCGGGAGCGATGCGGATCGTGATTCGCGGTGTTGCCCGGCTGCGTGACGAGCCGGACCCGGCGGCAGGCCCGCTCACCGGACCGATCGACGTGATCCGCGAAGGGCTGGCGCACTACGCCGAGCTCGGCGCCACCGAGGTCTTCCTCGATCTGAACTTCGACGAGCTGATCGGCACCCCCGACGCGGACCCGGCACGATCGGTCGACATCGCCCACCGGATGCTGGAGGAGCTCGCCCCGGCGTAG
- a CDS encoding low molecular weight protein-tyrosine-phosphatase translates to MQAPYRICFVCMGNICRSPIAEVVMRSKVAEAGLGDRITVDSAGTGDWHAGGPADPRTIATLRAHGYDELGHVARQFQTGWFAERDLIVAMDGKNLQSLRWLAPPEAVDKIVRLRSFDPASRGGDLDVPDPYYDNGDGFERVLAMVEAGCAGLLRYVRAQICAVDG, encoded by the coding sequence GTGCAAGCGCCGTACCGGATCTGTTTCGTGTGCATGGGCAACATCTGCCGTTCGCCGATCGCCGAGGTCGTCATGCGGTCGAAGGTGGCGGAGGCGGGTCTCGGCGACCGGATCACGGTGGACAGCGCCGGCACCGGCGACTGGCACGCCGGCGGACCCGCCGATCCGCGCACGATCGCGACGTTGCGCGCCCATGGGTACGACGAGCTCGGACACGTCGCGCGCCAGTTCCAGACCGGCTGGTTCGCCGAGCGCGACCTCATCGTGGCGATGGACGGGAAGAACCTGCAGTCGCTGCGCTGGCTCGCGCCGCCGGAGGCCGTCGACAAGATCGTGCGCCTGCGGTCGTTCGATCCGGCGAGCCGTGGCGGCGACCTCGACGTCCCTGATCCGTACTACGACAACGGCGACGGGTTCGAACGGGTGCTGGCGATGGTCGAGGCGGGCTGCGCCGGGCTGCTTCGCTACGTCCGAGCGCAGATCTGTGCTGTGGACGGCTGA
- a CDS encoding heavy metal-binding domain-containing protein yields the protein MRRLADMKPGKTGSLFTSDLSVNEFLLVREAGFRPLRLVLGSSIYHVGFQFRQWSKNQELETLTQAMYHARELAMTRMEAEADLLGADGIVGVRLDIEFKDFGSDMAEFIAVGTAVKADAPPATGGTWRNNTDKPFTSDLSGQDFWTLLEAGYAPLGMVMGSCVYHIAHQRMMKAMGNYGRNAEIPQFTEALYDARELAMARMQAEAEALEAEGIVGVQLLSLPHKWGGHTTEFFAIGTAVRPLREDHEIGQPQLVLPLTDR from the coding sequence ATGCGCCGCCTCGCGGACATGAAGCCGGGGAAGACCGGCTCGCTGTTCACCTCCGACCTCTCGGTCAACGAGTTCCTGCTGGTGCGGGAGGCGGGGTTTCGGCCGCTCCGCCTGGTCCTCGGCTCCTCGATCTACCACGTCGGGTTCCAGTTCCGGCAGTGGAGCAAGAACCAGGAGCTGGAGACGCTGACGCAGGCGATGTACCACGCGCGCGAGCTCGCGATGACCCGGATGGAGGCGGAGGCCGATCTCCTCGGCGCCGACGGGATCGTCGGCGTCCGGCTCGACATCGAGTTCAAGGACTTCGGCAGCGATATGGCGGAGTTCATCGCGGTCGGCACCGCCGTCAAGGCGGACGCGCCACCCGCCACGGGCGGCACCTGGCGCAACAACACCGACAAGCCGTTCACCTCCGACCTGTCGGGCCAAGACTTCTGGACGCTGCTCGAAGCCGGGTACGCCCCGCTCGGCATGGTCATGGGCTCGTGCGTCTACCACATCGCGCATCAGCGGATGATGAAGGCGATGGGCAACTACGGGCGCAATGCCGAGATCCCGCAGTTCACCGAAGCGTTGTACGACGCCCGCGAGCTCGCGATGGCGCGAATGCAGGCCGAGGCCGAAGCGCTCGAGGCCGAGGGCATCGTCGGCGTCCAGCTCCTGTCGTTGCCACACAAGTGGGGCGGCCACACGACGGAGTTCTTCGCGATCGGCACGGCGGTTCGGCCGCTGCGCGAGGACCACGAGATCGGCCAGCCGCAGCTGGTCCTGCCGCTCACCGACCGATGA
- a CDS encoding oxidoreductase, producing the protein MARWKASDIPDQSGKVAVVTGANSGLGYHTALELARNGARVVVASRSDVRGKEAVARIVAAVPDADLDLRGLDLADLSNIRAFADGLRSSYPTIDLLINNAGVMAIPRSLTADGFEMQFGTNHLGHFALTGLLLPSLLAAPAARVVTVSSTAHKPGHIDFDDLMAERRYRRWNVYSNSKLANLLFTYELQRKLVAAGSAAIAVAAHPGTSATNLVTVSAQDSLIKRIVMPAGARLISQSAAKGALPQLYAATAPDVKGGEYFGPNGIAESFGYPKRVDSIPESKDPDVASRLWSVSQTLTGVSYDSLRD; encoded by the coding sequence ATGGCGAGATGGAAAGCCTCCGACATTCCCGACCAGTCCGGCAAGGTAGCGGTCGTCACCGGAGCCAACAGCGGACTGGGCTATCACACGGCGCTCGAGCTCGCGCGAAACGGCGCCCGGGTCGTTGTCGCCTCGCGCAGCGACGTGCGCGGCAAGGAGGCGGTCGCTCGCATCGTTGCCGCCGTCCCCGATGCCGACCTCGACCTGCGCGGCCTCGATCTCGCCGACCTCTCGAACATCCGGGCGTTCGCCGACGGGCTGCGCTCGTCGTACCCGACGATCGACCTGCTGATCAACAACGCCGGCGTCATGGCGATCCCGCGAAGCCTCACCGCGGACGGCTTCGAGATGCAGTTCGGGACCAACCATCTCGGTCACTTCGCATTGACCGGCCTGCTGCTGCCGAGCCTGCTCGCCGCGCCCGCGGCGCGGGTCGTGACGGTGAGCAGCACCGCGCACAAGCCAGGGCACATCGACTTCGACGATCTGATGGCCGAGCGGCGCTACCGCAGATGGAACGTGTACTCCAACAGCAAGCTGGCCAACCTGCTGTTCACCTACGAGCTGCAGCGCAAGCTCGTCGCCGCCGGCTCGGCCGCGATCGCGGTCGCGGCGCATCCGGGCACGTCCGCCACGAACCTGGTCACCGTCAGCGCGCAGGACAGCCTGATCAAGCGCATCGTGATGCCGGCGGGGGCGCGGCTGATCAGCCAGTCCGCGGCGAAGGGCGCCCTACCGCAGCTGTACGCCGCTACCGCGCCGGACGTGAAGGGCGGCGAGTACTTCGGCCCGAACGGCATCGCCGAGTCGTTCGGCTATCCGAAACGGGTGGACTCGATCCCGGAGTCCAAGGATCCCGACGTCGCCTCGCGACTGTGGTCGGTGTCGCAAACGCTGACCGGCGTCAGCTACGACTCGTTGCGCGACTGA